From Poecile atricapillus isolate bPoeAtr1 chromosome 13, bPoeAtr1.hap1, whole genome shotgun sequence, one genomic window encodes:
- the DUSP1 gene encoding dual specificity protein phosphatase 1: MVNLRVCALECEALRGLLQERGAQCLVLDCRSFFSFNAAHIRGSCNVRLSTIVRRRAKGALALEHVVPNEELRTRLRQGLFHTVVLLDERSADLEVPKRDSTMLLALGTLCREARGARICFLKGGYEAFASSCSELCTKPAAPAGLSLPLSASPAPGSADSGCSSCGTPLYDQGGPVEILPFLYLGSAYHASRKDMLDALGITALINVSANCPNHFEGHYQYKSIPVEDNHKADISSWFNEAIDFIDSVKNQGGRVFVHCQAGISRSATICLAYLMRTNRVKLDEAFEFVKQRRSIISPNFSFMGQLLQFESQVLAPNCSAEAGSPAMSVLDRGASTTTVFNFPVSIPVHTTSSALNYLQSPITTSPSC; encoded by the exons ATGGTCAACCTGCGGGTGTGCGCGCTGGAGTGCGAGGCGCTGcgggggctgctgcaggagcgcGGCGCGCAGTGCCTCGTCCTCGACTGCcgctccttcttctccttcaaCGCCGCTCACATCCGCGGCTCCTGCAATGTCCGCCTGAGCACCATCGTGCGGCGCCGAGCCAAGGGCGCCCTGGCTCTGGAGCACGTCGTGCCCAACGAGGAGCTCCGCACCCGCCTGCGCCAGGGGCTCTTCCACACCGTGGTGCTGCTGGACGAGCGCAGCGCCgacctggaggtgcccaagcGCGACAGCACCATGCTGCTGGCGCTCGGCACCCTCTGCAGGGAGGCCCGCGGCGCCCGCATCTGCTTCCTCAAGG GAGGTTACGAAGCCTTCGCGTCCTCCTGCTCCGAGCTGTGCACCAAGccggccgcccccgccgggcTCAGCCTGCCCCTGAgcgccagccccgctcccggcaGCGCCGATtcgggctgcagctcctgcggGACCCCGCTCTACGATCAG GGAGGGCCCGTGGAAATCCTGCCGTTCCTCTACTTGGGAAGCGCCTATCACGCCTCCCGCAAGGACATGCTGGACGCTTTGGGGATCACGGCGCTCATCAATGTCTCGGCCAACTGCCCCAACCACTTCGAAGGGCACTACCAGTATAAAAGCATCCCCGTGGAGGACAACCACAAGGCAGATATCAGCTCCTGGTTCAACGAGGCGATCGATTTCATCG ACTCTGTGAAGAACCAGGGAGGAAGGGTCTTTGTGCACTGCCAGGCTGGCATTTCCCGCTCGGCCACCATCTGCCTTGCTTATCTCATGAGGACCAACAGAGTCAAACTGGACGAAGCCTTCGAGTTTGTCAAGCAGAGGAGAAGCATCATCTCCCCAAATTTCAGCTTCatggggcagctgctgcagtttgAGTCGCAGGTCCTTGCCCCCAACTGCTCAGCAGAAGCCGGGAGCCCCGCGATGTCGGTGTTGGACAGAGGGGCATCGACCACCACGGTCTTCAACTTCCCCGTCTCCATCCCGGTTCACACCACGTCCAGTGCTTTAAACTACCTTCAGAGCCCCATCACTACTTCCCCGAGCTGCTGA